A single region of the Vicia villosa cultivar HV-30 ecotype Madison, WI linkage group LG4, Vvil1.0, whole genome shotgun sequence genome encodes:
- the LOC131597738 gene encoding uncharacterized protein LOC131597738, giving the protein MGFGQRWLKWMELLVFNSNMSILVNGSPTKDFMVSRGLRQGDPLSPFLFVLVAEGLSGLVTRSIEVGDFQRFDIKRSCGVDILQFADDTLLVGEGSWKQIWAIKVVLCAFEVVSGLGINYQKRKLIGINSNVHFLEAASHVLSCKLEEINFYFLGIPIGFNPRKESTWSPLVVNMKNHLEGWTNRFLNLGGRMTLLKSVLSCLSIFTMSFYKCLRKW; this is encoded by the coding sequence ATGGGATTTGGTCAAAGGTGGTTGAAGTGGATGGAGTTATTGGTGTTTAATAGCAACATGTCGATTCTTGTTAATGGGAGTCCTACTAAGGATTTTATGGTTTCAAGGGGTTTGAGGCAAGGCGATCCTctctctccttttctttttgttttggtggcTGAAGGATTATCAGGCTTGGTGACAAGATCTATTGAAGTTGGGGATTTTCAAAGGTTTGATATTAAGAGATCTTGTGGGgtggatattctccaatttgcggatgatactcttCTAGTGGGCGAAGGTAGTTGGAAGCAAATTTGGGCGATTAAGGTGGTGCTTTGTGCTTTTGAAGTGGTTTCGGGCCTCGGAATTAATTACCAAAAGAGAAAGCTAATTGGGATTAATTCTAATGTTCATTTCTTGGAAGCGGCTTCTCATGTTCTTTCTTGCAAGTTGGAAGAGATCAATTTTTACTTTCTCGGTATTCCTATTGGCTTTAATCCAAGGAAGGAATCTACTTGGAGTCCTCTTGTGGTGAATATGAAGAATCATTTGGAGGGGTGGACTAATCGCTTTCTAAATTTGGGAGGTAGAATGACTCTTCTTAAGTCCGTTCTTAGTTGTTTATCTATCTTCACTATGTCCTTTTACAAATGCCTCCGAAAGTGGTAA
- the LOC131599545 gene encoding uncharacterized protein LOC131599545 isoform X1, whose translation MDPLNGEPTKYQNLKTKFENALQIYRANSNSKVPKVSKSKKISWSKIRCPRQINSIDCGYFVKRFMKEVIMENEIMIPVNYFPDHKCRTYSNDKLTEVKEDWATYMVDDVFGKQEAIILPS comes from the exons ATGGACCCGTTGAATGGTGAGccaacaaaatatcaaaatttaaaaaccaagtttGAGAA TGCGTTGCAAATTTATCGTGCTAATAGTAATTCTAAAGTGCCTAAAGTCTCcaagtcaaagaaaatttcatgGTCAAAAATTCGG TGTCCCCGTCAAATTAATAGCATTGACTGTGGATATTTTGTGAAGCGATTTATGAAAGAGGTCATCATGGAAAATGAAATTATGATCCCCGTAAAT TACTTTCCTGACCACAAATGCCGTACCTACTCTAACGATAAGTTAACTGAGGTCAAGGAGGATTGGGCTACCTATATGGTGGATGATGTGTTCG GAAAACAAGAAGCAATTATTTTGCCTAGCTAG
- the LOC131599545 gene encoding uncharacterized protein LOC131599545 isoform X2, translated as MILAPCNLGALQIYRANSNSKVPKVSKSKKISWSKIRCPRQINSIDCGYFVKRFMKEVIMENEIMIPVNYFPDHKCRTYSNDKLTEVKEDWATYMVDDVFGKQEAIILPS; from the exons ATGATTCTTGCACCTTGCAATCTAGG TGCGTTGCAAATTTATCGTGCTAATAGTAATTCTAAAGTGCCTAAAGTCTCcaagtcaaagaaaatttcatgGTCAAAAATTCGG TGTCCCCGTCAAATTAATAGCATTGACTGTGGATATTTTGTGAAGCGATTTATGAAAGAGGTCATCATGGAAAATGAAATTATGATCCCCGTAAAT TACTTTCCTGACCACAAATGCCGTACCTACTCTAACGATAAGTTAACTGAGGTCAAGGAGGATTGGGCTACCTATATGGTGGATGATGTGTTCG GAAAACAAGAAGCAATTATTTTGCCTAGCTAG
- the LOC131597740 gene encoding uncharacterized protein LOC131597740, producing MSVLVNGSPTREFGVSRGLGQGDPLSPFLYVIVAEGLTGLVRKSIEVGDFFRGTINGSCWVDILQFADYTLIVGEGSWKDVWAIKVVLRAFEFVSGLGINYHKSKLIGINTSNNFLEAASFFLSCKVEESNFYFLGIPTGFNPMKESTWNPLLSKMKNRLEGWTNWFLNLGDRITLLKSILSSLAIFTMSFYKMPAKVVKKFTRIQSKFLWGGLEERRKIHWVSRKDVNLPFEKVGLEVKNIAMFNLALLNKLDDRFCKEEYPDLFLVSSLKRVLVAVMGAWKEVMWQWGDFGINPAFLETLKFLVHYNSFLERLEGFNRHEEGKDKVE from the exons ATGTCGGTTCTTGTTAATGGTAGTCCCACTAGGGAGTTTGGGGTTTCTAGAGGTTTGGGACAAGGTGATCCGCTATCACCTTTTCTTTATGTGATAGTGGCGGAAGGTCTAACGGGGTTAGTTAGGAAATCCATCGAGGTTGGAGATTTTTTTAGAGGTACTATAAATGGCTCTTGTTGggtggatattcttcaatttgcggactaCACTTTAATAGTGGGAGAAGGTTCTTGGAAAGATGTTTGGGCGATAAAAGTGGTGCTTCGAGCGTTTGAATTTGTGTCGGGTCTCGGTATTAATTATCATAAGAGTAAATTGATTGGAATTAATACTTCTAACAATTTTTTGGAGGCcgcttctttttttctctcttgtaAGGTGGAGGAGAGCAATTTCTATTTCCTTGGCATTCCCACAGGTTTTAATCCAATGAAGGAGTCTACATGGAATCCTCTTTTGTCAAAGATGAAGAATCGTTTGGAGGGGTGGACAAATTGGTTTCTAAACTTGGGAGATAGGATCACTCTTTTGAAGTCTATTTTGAGCTCTTTAGCAATATTCACCATGTCTTTTTATAAAATGCCGGCGAAAGTGGTGAAAAAGTTTACTAGGATCCAAAGTAAATTTTTGTGGGGGGGCTTGGAGGAAAGAAGGAAGATTCATTGGGTGAGTAGGAAGGATGTCAATTTACCATTTGAGAAAGTGGGATTGGAGGTGAAAAATATTGCGATGTTCAATTTAGCTCTTCTTAACAAATTAGATGACAGATTTTGCAAG GAGGAATATCCGGATTTATTCTTGGTGTCTAGCTTGAAGAGGGTGTTGGTGGCGGTAATGGGGGCTTGGAAAGAAGTTATGTGGCAATGGGGTGATTTTGGCATTAATCCGGCGTTTTTGGAAACTCTCAAATTTTTGGTTCATTATAATTCTTTTCTCGAGCGGTTGGAAGGTTTTAATAGGCATGAGGAAGGAAAAGACAAGGTAGAATGA